The following coding sequences lie in one Lysobacterales bacterium genomic window:
- the moaC gene encoding cyclic pyranopterin monophosphate synthase MoaC, with protein MTHPLSHVDAEGLPCMVDVGDKSVTRREACAEAWVHFPAEVAAQLRQRDMRAAKGAVLDTAVVAGTLAVKRTHELIPFCHPLPVEKIAFEHRWHDAERLCLRCTVAATARTGVEMEALVGVQIAAATVYDMCKALSHAIRIESTAVLAKSGGRDNFDLRG; from the coding sequence ATGACCCATCCACTCAGCCACGTCGATGCCGAAGGGCTGCCCTGCATGGTCGATGTCGGCGACAAGTCGGTGACCCGCCGCGAAGCTTGCGCGGAGGCCTGGGTGCACTTTCCTGCCGAGGTCGCCGCGCAGTTGCGCCAGCGGGACATGCGCGCGGCCAAGGGTGCCGTGCTCGACACTGCCGTGGTCGCCGGTACCCTCGCGGTCAAGCGCACGCACGAGCTGATCCCGTTCTGCCATCCGCTGCCGGTCGAGAAAATCGCTTTCGAGCACCGCTGGCACGACGCCGAGCGCTTGTGCCTGCGCTGCACGGTTGCCGCGACCGCCCGCACCGGTGTCGAGATGGAAGCCCTGGTTGGCGTCCAGATCGCCGCTGCCACCGTCTACGACATGTGCAAGGCGCTCTCCCATGCCATCCGCATCGAATCCACCGCCGTTCTCGCCAAGTCCGGTGGCCGCGACAACTTCGATCTGCGGGGGTGA
- a CDS encoding exodeoxyribonuclease VII large subunit codes for MSDSPSPTTTTLTPTALNAAVRAALERNFPLFWIEGEVSNFLRAKSGHLYFSLKDAGAQVRCAMWRPRAMLMRFAPGDGQHVLARARVTLYEPRGEFQLQIEHLEPAGQGALQRAYEELKAKLEAEGLFASTRRRSLPAFPRRIAVVTSPSGAAIRDVLAVLGRRFPLAVVDLFPSLVQGTEAAAALRRQLEAIAQLGRHDVVLLTRGGGAIEDLAAFNDEALVRCIAAMPMAVLSAVGHETDFTIADFVADLRAATPSAAAEHLVPDRGALGERLRLLVRRLHRATEYRLERDAQALDRAHLRLSARHPLQWLKRLDERLQHAHARLLRAPAPQFAQHRQRLTLLHSRLLRAAGFERAALAKRRSEHARIRLLTALQHCLAQHAERLAGLSRSLHVLSPLATLDRGYALAFDAQGRLLTSVHAIVPSAALRLRLHDGHLDTQVLSRHPNP; via the coding sequence GTGAGCGATTCACCCTCCCCGACGACCACGACGCTGACGCCGACCGCATTGAACGCGGCCGTGCGCGCCGCGCTCGAACGCAACTTTCCGCTGTTCTGGATCGAAGGCGAAGTGTCGAACTTTCTGCGCGCGAAGTCGGGGCACCTGTACTTCTCGCTGAAGGACGCCGGCGCCCAGGTGCGCTGCGCGATGTGGCGCCCGCGCGCGATGCTGATGCGTTTCGCACCCGGCGACGGACAGCACGTTCTGGCGCGCGCGCGCGTCACGTTGTACGAGCCGCGCGGCGAGTTCCAGTTGCAGATCGAACACCTCGAACCTGCGGGCCAGGGCGCGCTGCAGCGCGCGTATGAGGAATTGAAGGCGAAGCTCGAGGCCGAGGGCCTGTTCGCCAGCACGCGCAGGCGATCGCTTCCGGCGTTCCCGCGGCGCATCGCGGTGGTGACCTCGCCCTCGGGCGCTGCCATCCGCGACGTGCTGGCGGTGCTCGGGCGGCGCTTTCCGCTGGCCGTGGTCGATCTGTTCCCGAGTCTGGTGCAAGGAACCGAGGCCGCGGCTGCGCTGCGCCGCCAGCTCGAAGCGATCGCGCAGCTTGGCCGCCACGACGTGGTGCTGCTGACCCGCGGCGGCGGCGCGATCGAGGACCTGGCCGCGTTCAATGATGAGGCGCTGGTGCGGTGCATTGCCGCGATGCCGATGGCAGTGCTGTCCGCGGTCGGCCACGAGACCGATTTCACGATCGCCGATTTCGTCGCGGACTTGCGCGCCGCCACGCCCTCGGCCGCTGCTGAGCACCTTGTGCCAGATCGCGGCGCGCTCGGTGAGCGCCTCAGGCTGCTGGTACGCCGCCTGCACCGCGCCACCGAGTACCGTCTGGAACGCGACGCGCAGGCGCTCGATCGCGCCCACCTGCGCCTGAGCGCGCGCCATCCGCTGCAGTGGCTGAAGCGGCTCGACGAACGCCTGCAGCACGCCCACGCGCGCCTGCTGCGCGCGCCAGCGCCGCAATTCGCACAGCATCGGCAACGTCTGACCCTCCTGCACAGCCGCCTGCTGCGCGCCGCCGGCTTCGAACGCGCCGCGCTCGCCAAGCGCCGCAGCGAACACGCCCGCATTCGCCTGCTCACCGCGCTGCAACACTGCCTCGCGCAACACGCCGAACGCCTCGCCGGTCTAAGCCGTTCCCTGCATGTACTCAGCCCGCTCGCCACCCTCGACCGCGGCTACGCCCTCGCCTTCGACGCCCAGGGCCGCCTCCTCACCTCCGTCCATGCCATCGTGCCCAGCGCCGCCCTGCGGCTGCGCCTCCACGACGGTCACCTCGACACCCAAGTCCTCTCCCGCCACCCCAACCCCTGA
- a CDS encoding response regulator, protein MDESPVPAPVRKVTAQARELASRGLMLVDAWPVVEIAQLYEQVDNLAAAVDVPGIEAITAAALELAVYLASLVEAGKQANAAERARARGLLGQLAAICGAEAAASTGGAHALRSSQHRVVYYLRADDRELPGLVQQLTHEHFVTRSFSDLNRAMVEVAALPPHALVVDEGFVAGLARMIEAVERSSGEEHRRPLVLALCDGGDVRQRLFAQRSGADAVLEGADALHATEQVMGLFLRRSREDARVLIIDDDASMAMFCATVLGYKGITTRIEHNARDGLAALGEFHPDLVLLDLYLPDMNGIEVAQLIRERPEMALTPIVFMSGEEDIEKRFDAIRMGGDDFLAKPTKPRHLLASVTGRLARVRKLSVSARPVDAAGGLRHGRIDRATLVHEIERARRGELGECVVLLMLSVDDVPALAKRLGFVRTGDLAMQVGTAIASEPALKTGVCALGDFSFISLLTVSGEGAAAIATENLRARLSGRGWMDASTAVRVSFSMGWARADEPGVTIDDLLGSVSDAVHAAQGQGGGRSERVLRNRDENEIAPEVRLAHAILRRPLIAETTQFRFRSLVPLRGQLTSQYLADFALVAPKASHAMRIERAVFQPIACSLNVMRAVDRWQVHALGRRTCEESALQPDLRVLLPLSIDSLRDPGFAQWLQADLHGLHCDADMLALVFDATAMIDNLAQANRALEAIQTAGVRLCLSGFTDFGPDQQRLCRLPSIYANLIPWSAAGKDWSAQRARLIAESIKHGKIVVVDGVHDPAPLGDLFRDGAHYVIGDALAQWSDRLRPAGAVAKS, encoded by the coding sequence ATGGATGAATCGCCCGTTCCGGCACCGGTGCGCAAGGTCACAGCGCAGGCTCGAGAGCTCGCCTCGCGCGGCTTGATGCTGGTTGATGCCTGGCCGGTGGTCGAGATCGCGCAGCTGTACGAGCAAGTCGACAATCTCGCTGCGGCGGTGGATGTGCCGGGAATCGAAGCGATCACCGCAGCTGCGCTCGAGCTGGCCGTCTATCTCGCTTCGCTGGTCGAAGCCGGCAAGCAGGCCAATGCCGCCGAGCGCGCGCGCGCGCGCGGCTTGCTCGGCCAGCTCGCCGCCATCTGCGGTGCCGAAGCCGCAGCGTCGACCGGCGGTGCACATGCGCTTCGTTCCAGCCAGCATCGTGTCGTCTACTACCTGCGCGCCGACGACCGCGAGTTGCCGGGATTGGTGCAGCAGTTGACCCACGAGCATTTCGTGACCCGAAGTTTCAGCGACCTGAACCGGGCGATGGTCGAGGTGGCGGCGCTGCCCCCGCATGCGCTGGTCGTGGATGAGGGGTTCGTGGCTGGTTTGGCGCGGATGATCGAGGCGGTCGAGCGCAGCAGTGGCGAGGAACACCGGCGGCCGCTGGTGCTGGCGTTGTGCGATGGCGGAGATGTGCGCCAGCGACTTTTTGCCCAGCGTTCCGGAGCCGATGCCGTGCTCGAGGGTGCCGACGCGCTGCACGCCACCGAGCAGGTGATGGGCCTGTTCCTGCGCCGCAGCCGCGAGGATGCGCGAGTGCTGATCATCGACGACGACGCTTCGATGGCGATGTTCTGCGCCACCGTGCTCGGCTACAAGGGCATCACCACGCGAATCGAGCACAACGCGCGCGACGGGCTCGCCGCGCTCGGCGAGTTTCATCCCGACCTGGTGCTGCTCGATCTGTACCTGCCGGACATGAATGGCATCGAGGTCGCCCAACTGATCCGCGAACGACCGGAGATGGCGTTGACCCCGATCGTGTTCATGTCCGGGGAAGAGGACATCGAAAAGCGCTTCGACGCGATCCGCATGGGCGGCGACGATTTTCTGGCCAAGCCGACCAAACCGCGGCACCTGCTGGCATCGGTGACTGGCCGCCTCGCCCGTGTGCGCAAGCTTTCGGTATCGGCGCGCCCGGTGGATGCGGCCGGTGGGCTGCGCCACGGCCGTATCGACCGCGCCACGCTGGTCCACGAGATCGAGCGCGCGCGTCGCGGTGAACTCGGCGAATGCGTCGTATTGCTGATGCTCAGCGTCGACGACGTTCCCGCCTTGGCCAAACGCCTCGGCTTCGTGCGTACCGGCGATCTGGCCATGCAAGTGGGTACCGCCATCGCCAGTGAACCGGCACTCAAGACCGGCGTATGCGCGCTCGGCGATTTCAGTTTCATCTCGCTGCTGACGGTATCTGGCGAGGGCGCCGCGGCGATCGCGACAGAGAATCTGCGCGCACGGCTTTCCGGGCGGGGCTGGATGGATGCGTCGACTGCGGTCAGGGTTAGTTTTTCCATGGGCTGGGCGCGCGCCGACGAACCCGGGGTGACGATCGACGATTTGCTCGGCAGCGTGAGCGATGCGGTGCACGCCGCCCAAGGACAGGGCGGCGGCCGCAGCGAACGCGTGCTGCGCAATCGCGACGAAAACGAAATCGCACCGGAGGTGCGGTTGGCGCACGCCATTCTGCGGCGACCGTTGATCGCGGAGACCACCCAATTCCGTTTTCGTTCGCTGGTGCCGCTGCGTGGCCAGTTGACCAGCCAATACCTGGCTGACTTCGCGCTGGTGGCGCCGAAGGCTTCACACGCGATGCGGATCGAACGCGCGGTGTTCCAGCCGATCGCGTGTTCGCTGAACGTGATGCGCGCGGTCGATCGCTGGCAGGTGCACGCGCTTGGCCGTCGCACCTGCGAGGAATCCGCTTTGCAGCCGGACCTGCGCGTGCTGTTGCCGCTGAGCATCGACAGCCTGCGCGATCCCGGTTTCGCCCAATGGTTGCAGGCCGACCTGCACGGCCTGCACTGCGATGCCGACATGCTGGCGCTGGTCTTCGACGCCACCGCGATGATCGATAATCTGGCCCAGGCCAACCGCGCGCTGGAGGCCATCCAGACCGCCGGGGTGCGCCTGTGCCTGTCCGGATTTACCGACTTCGGCCCCGATCAGCAGCGGCTCTGCCGTCTGCCAAGCATCTACGCCAACCTGATCCCGTGGTCGGCCGCCGGAAAGGACTGGAGCGCGCAGCGCGCGCGCCTGATCGCCGAGTCGATCAAGCACGGCAAGATCGTCGTGGTCGATGGCGTGCATGATCCAGCGCCGCTTGGCGATCTGTTCCGCGACGGCGCGCACTACGTGATCGGCGACGCGCTGGCGCAGTGGAGCGATCGTCTGCGTCCCGCCGGGGCGGTCGCGAAGAGCTGA
- a CDS encoding FAD-dependent oxidoreductase: MRPTDLRNPDYFHKVVDCQWACPAHTPVPEYIRLISAGRHDAAYMVNWWSNVFPGILGRTCDRPCEPACRRSRVEEGNGEKPQPVAICRLKRVAADHKGDVARHLPAPAARNGKRVACVGAGPASMTVARDLALAGYAVTVFDGDPKAGGFMRSQVPRFRLPESVIDEECGFITELGVEFRGGTRIDSLKDLLGQGWDAVFVGSGAPRARDLELPGRSEAAAHIHLGIDWLASVSFGHVEKIGRRVIVLGGGNTAMDCCRSARRLGGDEVKVIVRSGFDEMKASPWEKEDAAHEGIPILNFHVPKSFEHENGQLVAMTFEIVRADYDAKGRRTLVPTGAPDVRVECDDVLVAVGQENAFPWIERDIGIEFDRWGLPVLDAASLQSTVPRVFFGGDAAFGPKNIIWAVAHGHEAAVSIDKFLQGEDVNQRPPPMVTLVSQKMGIHEWSYDNEITRDQRQVVPWVAKELALSSIKVEVELGFDAQAACKEAARCLNCDAQTVFVKDACIECDACVDICPMDCITFTMNADEPDLRKRLSAPALNLAQDLYVSDHVKTGRVMVKDEDVCLHCGLCAERCPTGAWDMQKFLLQTPKAGPGCRSKTPLGAAA, from the coding sequence ATGCGTCCGACCGATCTTCGCAATCCCGACTACTTCCACAAGGTGGTCGATTGCCAATGGGCCTGCCCGGCACATACGCCGGTGCCCGAGTACATCCGCCTGATCTCCGCCGGCCGCCACGACGCCGCGTACATGGTGAACTGGTGGTCGAACGTATTTCCGGGAATCCTCGGGCGCACCTGCGATCGACCCTGCGAACCGGCCTGCCGGCGCAGTCGCGTCGAGGAAGGCAATGGCGAGAAGCCGCAGCCGGTCGCGATCTGCCGACTCAAGCGTGTCGCCGCCGATCACAAGGGTGATGTCGCGCGGCACCTGCCGGCGCCTGCTGCGCGCAATGGCAAGCGCGTCGCCTGTGTCGGCGCCGGGCCGGCGTCGATGACGGTGGCGCGCGATCTCGCGCTCGCCGGTTACGCCGTCACCGTGTTCGACGGCGATCCCAAGGCCGGTGGCTTCATGCGCTCGCAGGTGCCGCGCTTCCGTCTGCCCGAATCGGTGATCGACGAGGAGTGCGGCTTCATCACCGAACTCGGCGTCGAGTTCCGCGGCGGCACCCGCATCGATTCGCTCAAGGACTTGTTGGGGCAGGGTTGGGACGCGGTGTTCGTCGGTTCCGGCGCGCCGCGCGCGCGCGATCTGGAACTTCCCGGCCGCAGCGAAGCCGCGGCGCACATCCATCTCGGCATCGACTGGCTGGCCTCGGTCAGTTTCGGACACGTCGAGAAGATCGGACGGCGAGTGATCGTGCTCGGCGGCGGCAACACCGCAATGGACTGCTGCCGATCGGCGCGACGACTCGGTGGCGACGAGGTCAAGGTCATCGTGCGCTCCGGCTTCGACGAGATGAAGGCCTCGCCGTGGGAGAAGGAAGACGCGGCGCACGAAGGTATCCCGATCCTGAATTTCCACGTGCCCAAGAGCTTCGAGCACGAGAACGGCCAATTGGTGGCGATGACCTTCGAGATCGTGCGCGCAGACTACGACGCCAAGGGCCGGCGCACGCTGGTGCCGACCGGTGCGCCCGATGTGCGTGTCGAGTGCGACGACGTACTGGTTGCGGTCGGGCAGGAGAATGCGTTTCCGTGGATCGAACGCGACATCGGCATCGAGTTCGATCGCTGGGGGCTGCCGGTGCTCGATGCCGCGAGCCTGCAATCGACCGTGCCGCGGGTGTTCTTCGGCGGCGACGCCGCGTTCGGACCGAAGAACATCATCTGGGCGGTCGCTCACGGTCACGAGGCTGCGGTGTCGATCGACAAGTTCCTGCAGGGCGAGGATGTCAACCAGCGACCGCCACCGATGGTGACGCTGGTTTCGCAGAAGATGGGCATCCACGAATGGAGCTACGACAACGAGATCACCCGCGATCAGCGCCAGGTGGTGCCGTGGGTGGCGAAGGAACTGGCGCTGTCCAGCATCAAGGTCGAGGTCGAGCTCGGCTTCGACGCGCAGGCCGCGTGCAAGGAAGCCGCGCGCTGCCTGAATTGCGATGCGCAGACGGTGTTCGTCAAGGACGCCTGCATCGAGTGCGATGCCTGCGTCGACATTTGCCCGATGGACTGCATCACCTTCACCATGAATGCCGACGAGCCCGATCTGCGCAAGCGCCTGAGTGCGCCGGCGCTGAACCTGGCGCAGGACCTGTACGTGTCCGACCACGTCAAGACCGGGCGCGTGATGGTCAAGGACGAGGACGTCTGCCTGCACTGCGGCCTGTGCGCCGAACGCTGCCCGACCGGAGCCTGGGACATGCAGAAGTTCCTGCTCCAGACCCCCAAGGCCGGGCCCGGTTGTCGCAGCAAGACCCCGTTGGGAGCCGCCGCATGA
- a CDS encoding 2-oxoacid:acceptor oxidoreductase subunit alpha, protein MNALLKPQSITATNDFVVKFANVNGSGSASANELFAKAILRMGVPVSPRNIFPSNIQGLPTWYEIRVTEAGWLGRRGGVDLMVAMNPQTWAADVREVEPGGYLFYDNSKHVPASKLRSDITVIGMPLTEICNATYSDARQRQLFKNILYLGALSVMLDIEPQVIEQLFTEQYKGKEKLLDSNVKALHLGRDHAAKHIGRIGLTVRRADQVGERIFVDGNTAAALGCVYGGASVCAWYPITPSSSVAEAFQSYCQKLRVDPESGKNRFAIVQAEDEIASIGMVIGAGWNGARAFTATSGPGVSLMTEFLGLAYFAEVPATLINVQRGGPSTGMPTRTQQADLLACAYASHGDTKHILLFPEDPRECFDHAAAALDLADRLQTPVFVMTDLDIGMNQRLCAPFEWDDSREYDRGKVMSAEELEAGKDFGRYLDVDGDGIPYRTYPGTHPSKGGYFTRGTTRDAYARYSEAGPDYLYNVQRLLKKLDTAKTLVPQPVLRKAAQPARYGVLYFGSTSPAMEEALAALAAMDLHVDAMRLRAFPFPDCVPEFIAAHEQVFVVEQNRDAQLRSMLINELEIAPARLPKILHYDGTPITARFITTAIAERMRTTRGDRA, encoded by the coding sequence ATGAACGCACTGCTCAAACCTCAATCCATCACCGCCACCAACGACTTCGTCGTCAAGTTCGCCAACGTCAACGGCTCCGGCTCGGCGTCGGCGAACGAGTTGTTCGCGAAGGCGATCCTGCGCATGGGCGTGCCGGTCAGTCCGCGCAACATTTTTCCCTCGAATATCCAGGGACTGCCGACCTGGTACGAAATTCGCGTCACCGAGGCCGGCTGGCTCGGGCGGCGCGGCGGCGTTGATCTGATGGTGGCGATGAACCCGCAGACCTGGGCGGCCGACGTGCGCGAGGTCGAGCCCGGCGGTTACCTGTTCTACGACAACAGCAAGCACGTGCCGGCGTCGAAGCTGCGCAGCGACATCACCGTGATCGGCATGCCGCTCACCGAGATCTGCAACGCCACCTACAGCGACGCGCGCCAGCGCCAGCTGTTCAAGAACATCCTCTACCTTGGCGCACTGTCGGTGATGCTCGACATCGAGCCACAGGTGATCGAGCAGTTGTTCACCGAACAGTACAAGGGCAAGGAAAAGCTGCTCGACTCCAACGTCAAGGCACTGCACCTCGGGCGCGACCACGCCGCCAAGCACATCGGGCGCATCGGCCTGACGGTGCGGCGTGCCGACCAGGTGGGCGAGCGCATCTTCGTTGATGGCAACACTGCCGCCGCGCTCGGCTGCGTCTACGGCGGCGCCTCGGTGTGTGCGTGGTATCCGATCACGCCGTCGAGCTCGGTGGCGGAGGCGTTCCAGTCGTATTGCCAGAAGCTGCGCGTCGATCCGGAGAGCGGCAAGAACCGCTTCGCGATCGTGCAGGCCGAGGACGAGATCGCCTCGATCGGCATGGTCATCGGCGCCGGCTGGAACGGCGCGCGCGCGTTCACCGCTACCTCCGGTCCCGGCGTCTCGCTGATGACCGAGTTCCTCGGGCTCGCCTACTTCGCCGAGGTTCCGGCCACGCTGATCAACGTGCAGCGCGGCGGGCCCTCGACCGGCATGCCGACGCGCACCCAGCAGGCCGATCTGCTCGCCTGCGCCTATGCCTCGCACGGGGACACCAAGCACATCCTGCTGTTCCCGGAAGACCCCAGGGAGTGCTTCGACCATGCCGCCGCGGCGCTCGACCTGGCCGACCGCCTGCAGACCCCGGTGTTCGTGATGACCGATCTCGACATCGGCATGAACCAACGCCTGTGCGCACCATTCGAGTGGGACGACAGCCGCGAGTACGACCGCGGCAAGGTGATGAGCGCCGAGGAACTCGAGGCCGGCAAGGACTTCGGCCGCTATCTCGATGTCGATGGCGATGGCATTCCCTACCGCACCTATCCGGGAACGCATCCGAGCAAGGGCGGCTACTTCACGCGCGGCACCACCCGCGATGCCTACGCTCGCTACTCCGAGGCCGGCCCGGACTACCTGTACAACGTCCAGCGCCTGCTGAAGAAGCTCGATACCGCGAAGACGCTGGTACCGCAGCCGGTGCTGCGCAAAGCGGCGCAGCCGGCGCGCTACGGCGTGCTCTATTTCGGCTCGACCAGCCCGGCGATGGAGGAAGCGCTGGCCGCGCTCGCGGCGATGGATCTGCACGTCGACGCGATGCGGCTGCGCGCGTTTCCGTTCCCGGACTGCGTGCCCGAGTTCATCGCCGCCCACGAGCAGGTGTTCGTGGTCGAACAGAACCGCGACGCGCAACTGCGCAGCATGCTGATCAACGAACTAGAGATCGCGCCGGCGCGGCTGCCGAAGATCCTGCACTACGACGGCACCCCGATCACTGCGCGCTTCATCACCACGGCCATCGCCGAACGCATGCGGACCACTCGCGGAGACCGCGCATGA
- a CDS encoding 2-oxoacid:ferredoxin oxidoreductase subunit beta, with protein MTYLAKPKLHHPSLAQNKVCYTRRDYEGRVSTLCAGCGHDSISAAIIQACWEMDVEPHRVAKMSGIGCSSKTPDYFLGNSHGFNTVHGRMPSVLTGANLANRSLLYLGVSGDGDSASIGIGQFAHVMRRGVNMVYILENNGVYGLTKGQFSATADQGSKSKKGAVNTESPIDTISLALQMGATFVARGFSGDKKQLVPIIKAAIAHKGAAFIDVISPCVTFNNHAGSTKSYDYVREHNEAVNRVDFIPTRQEIVVDYAEGQVIEVEQHDGTVLLLRKLHRDYDPHDKIGAMNYITKHQAEGEVVTGLLYVDNDSGDLHEHLNTIAAPLNTLGARELSPGKAALEKINQRLR; from the coding sequence ATGACCTACCTCGCCAAGCCCAAGCTGCACCATCCGAGTCTGGCCCAGAACAAGGTCTGCTACACCCGCCGCGACTACGAAGGCCGAGTCTCGACGCTGTGCGCCGGTTGCGGTCACGACTCGATCTCGGCCGCGATCATCCAGGCCTGCTGGGAGATGGATGTCGAGCCGCACCGCGTGGCCAAGATGTCGGGCATCGGCTGCAGTTCAAAGACGCCCGATTACTTCCTCGGCAACTCGCACGGCTTCAACACCGTGCACGGGCGCATGCCCTCGGTGCTGACCGGCGCCAACCTCGCCAACCGTTCGTTGCTGTATCTGGGCGTGTCCGGCGATGGCGATTCGGCTTCGATCGGCATCGGCCAGTTCGCGCACGTGATGCGCCGCGGCGTGAACATGGTCTACATCCTCGAGAACAACGGCGTGTACGGTCTGACCAAGGGCCAATTCTCGGCGACCGCAGACCAAGGCTCGAAGTCGAAGAAGGGCGCGGTCAATACCGAGTCGCCGATCGACACCATCAGCCTGGCGCTGCAGATGGGCGCCACCTTCGTCGCGCGCGGCTTCTCCGGCGACAAGAAGCAGCTGGTACCGATCATCAAGGCCGCGATCGCGCACAAGGGCGCGGCCTTCATCGATGTCATCAGCCCCTGCGTGACCTTCAACAACCACGCCGGCAGCACCAAGAGTTACGACTACGTGCGCGAGCACAACGAGGCGGTGAACCGCGTCGACTTCATCCCGACCCGGCAGGAGATCGTGGTCGACTACGCCGAGGGCCAGGTGATCGAGGTCGAGCAGCACGACGGCACCGTGCTGCTGCTGCGCAAGCTGCACCGCGACTACGATCCGCACGACAAGATCGGGGCGATGAACTACATCACCAAGCACCAGGCCGAAGGCGAGGTCGTCACCGGCCTGCTCTACGTCGACAACGACTCCGGCGACCTGCACGAGCATCTCAACACCATCGCCGCGCCGCTGAACACGCTCGGCGCAAGGGAGCTGTCGCCGGGCAAGGCCGCGCTGGAGAAGATCAATCAGCGGCTGCGTTGA
- a CDS encoding DUF922 domain-containing protein, protein MLGLVAGTAAAGEVTVTEHIEYYTVRGSSVAELGGALARSGPIGGVVERRGSGHTVAQLTWQHTAYAHERECRLDEVQVAVATRTLLPHWEQPKRVDRGLVHRWDRMLEALTRHEARHRELGREAAVAVLQALREVTTASDCDKLRRRIDGVARRIVRRFREANRRFDRDTDFGIRDGVRLDP, encoded by the coding sequence GTGCTGGGTCTGGTGGCGGGCACGGCTGCGGCCGGCGAGGTCACGGTCACCGAACACATCGAGTACTACACCGTGCGCGGCAGCAGCGTCGCCGAGCTCGGCGGCGCGCTCGCACGCTCGGGCCCGATCGGCGGAGTGGTCGAGCGACGCGGCAGCGGCCACACGGTGGCGCAGCTGACCTGGCAACACACCGCCTACGCGCATGAGCGCGAGTGTCGGTTGGACGAAGTCCAGGTTGCGGTGGCGACGCGCACGCTGCTGCCGCATTGGGAGCAGCCAAAGCGCGTGGACCGCGGCCTGGTACACCGTTGGGACAGGATGCTCGAAGCCCTGACGCGGCACGAGGCGCGCCATCGCGAACTGGGCCGCGAGGCTGCGGTCGCGGTACTGCAGGCGCTGCGCGAAGTGACCACGGCTTCGGACTGCGACAAGCTGCGCCGACGCATCGACGGGGTCGCACGCCGCATCGTGCGGCGCTTCCGCGAAGCCAATCGCCGCTTCGATCGCGATACCGACTTCGGTATCCGCGACGGCGTCCGCCTCGACCCGTAA
- a CDS encoding IS110 family transposase, whose translation MARVRTLAIDLAKSVFQVAGEDERGTVVFEDRIKSRESFVEFLRTLKPPLVVLMETGPGAQSWARELQSHGIEVFVLPAQRVEEHRSGAKNDRKDTFAILRAGRDKSIHAVPVKSVERLTMQALHRVRSGYVSRRTAISNQIRGLLTEHGLVFARGEMALVVRLRQVLEDASLPIPFRLRDLIADLWAEWECLGERMAALDAELQSVATTDPLTRRLMTVPGVGPMTATALVCKDLNPERFANARQFAAYFGVVPDQASSGNRIRLRGMSKRGDGYVRSLLINGAHAVLRQVNPACEERKHPQRLRRWKEKLGSKAAAVRLANRNLRIMYALLKNGGSYREDAAMR comes from the coding sequence ATGGCACGTGTGCGGACGTTGGCGATCGATCTGGCGAAGAGCGTTTTCCAAGTGGCCGGCGAGGACGAGCGAGGCACTGTTGTTTTCGAGGACCGGATCAAGTCGCGCGAGTCGTTTGTCGAGTTCCTGAGGACGCTGAAACCGCCGTTGGTGGTGCTTATGGAGACCGGCCCTGGCGCGCAGTCATGGGCGCGTGAGTTGCAGTCACACGGCATCGAGGTTTTCGTACTACCCGCACAGCGAGTGGAGGAGCATCGCAGCGGCGCCAAGAACGACCGCAAGGACACTTTCGCGATCCTGCGTGCGGGGCGCGACAAATCGATCCACGCAGTTCCGGTCAAGTCGGTGGAGCGGCTGACGATGCAGGCTCTGCATCGGGTGCGTTCGGGGTACGTGTCGCGGCGTACGGCGATCAGCAATCAGATTCGCGGGTTGCTTACCGAGCATGGGCTGGTCTTCGCGCGCGGCGAGATGGCGCTGGTCGTTCGCCTGCGGCAGGTGCTGGAGGATGCGAGCTTGCCCATTCCCTTTCGGCTGCGCGATCTGATTGCGGATCTGTGGGCGGAGTGGGAATGCTTGGGCGAACGCATGGCTGCGCTCGACGCGGAGTTGCAGAGCGTGGCAACAACCGATCCACTGACGCGGCGCCTGATGACGGTTCCTGGTGTAGGGCCGATGACTGCGACCGCATTGGTGTGCAAGGACTTGAATCCAGAACGCTTTGCCAATGCGCGACAATTTGCGGCGTATTTTGGCGTGGTGCCAGATCAGGCGAGCAGTGGCAATCGAATCCGGCTGAGGGGCATGTCCAAGCGCGGAGATGGCTATGTCCGCAGCCTACTGATCAACGGTGCACATGCTGTGTTGCGACAAGTGAATCCGGCGTGCGAGGAAAGAAAACATCCGCAGCGTCTTCGCCGCTGGAAGGAGAAGCTGGGCAGCAAGGCTGCTGCGGTGCGCCTGGCCAATCGCAACCTGAGAATCATGTACGCGTTGCTGAAGAACGGCGGCAGCTACCGCGAGGATGCCGCCATGAGATGA